GTCGATCAGGCCTGCGTCGAGATATGCTCGCTCATAGAGGACGCAAGGAAGGGATGATAAGGCTACACGACATACTGGACATGGTCTCGGCGTATATTCCGGACGCGGATCTGGATCTCATACGCAAGGCCTACATCTTCTCAGCCAAGGCCCACCAGGGTCAGACGCGGAGATCCGGCGAACCCTACCTCATACATCCGATGGAGGTCGCTGGGATACTCGCCGGCATGCGCCTGGACGTGCCGTCCATAGCCACGGCCCTTCTGCACGACACGGTCGAGGATACGGTCGCGACCCTTGAGGAGATAGAGACCCTCTTCGGCGAGGAGATAAAGAATCTCGTCGACGGCGTGACGAAGCTGTCGAAGATCCAATTCACGACCAGCGAGGAGCGCCAGGCCGAGAATTTCCGCAAGATGATCATGGCGATGGCCAAGGACATAAGGGTCATCATCGTGAAACTCGCGGACCGCGTGCACAATATGCGCACGTTGGAGCATCTGTCGGAGACGAGGCGCGAGGCGATCGCCCGCGAGACGCTGGACATATACGCGCCGATAGCCAACAGGCTGGGCATCCAGCAGATAAAGACCGAGCTCGAGGATCTGGCGCTCAAGCACCTCAAGCCCGACGTCTATCAGATGATCGACGAACAGGTGAGGAACCGGGCGCAGGCGAGGGACAAGTTCATCACGGACGTGCGCAAGATCATCGTCGGGAAAATGCGCGAGCACAACATCGAGTGCGAGATCCACGGAAGGCTCAAACACTATTACAGCATCTGGCGCAAGATGGAGAATCAGCATATCCCGTTCGACCAGGTCCACGACATAGTGGCGTTTCGCATCATCGTGGACTCGCTGCAGCAGTGCTACGAGGCGCTCGGTGTGATCCACTCGCTGTGGCGGCCCGTTCCCGGCAGATTCAAGGACTATATCGCCATGCCCAAGGGCAACGGTTACCAGTCGCTGCACACCACCGCCATCGGCCCGCATGGCGACCGCGTGGAGTTCCAGATCAGGACTAACGAGATGCACGAGTCCGCGGAGCATGGCATAGCGGCTCACTGGAAGTATAAAGAGGGCAGGCTCATCACCGACAAGGATGAGATGAAGTTCAAGTGGATTCGAAAGCTGCTGGAATGGCAGACCGAGCTCTCGGACCCCAGCGAGTTCCTCGACACCGTGAGGCTCGATCTCTTCGCGGACGACGTGTATGTATTCACTCCGAAAGGCAGGCTCCTCGAGTTCCCCCGCGGCTCGACGCCCGTGGATTTTGCGTACGCCATCCATTCCGACGTCGGGCACTCCTGCATCGGCGCCAAGGTCAACGGCAAGATCGTGCCGCTACGCTATGAGTTGCGCAGCGGCGACACGGTCGAGGTCCTCACCGGCAAGCAGAAGCAGCCGCACAAGGACTGGCTCTCGTTCGTCATCTCTTCCAGGGCGAAGGCCAAGATCCGCCAGTTCATCAGGATCGAGGATAAGGGCCGCAGCTCGCAGCTCGGCCGGGAGCTCCTGGAGAAGGAGTGCCGCAGGTACGGGCTCAACGTGAATCAGGTTTTAAAGAGCGACGAGCTCGAGGAATTCGCTAACAAGGCCTCCTATTGCAAGGAGGAGGGCCTCCTCTCCGCGGTCGGCTACGGCAAGATTTCGCCGATGCAGATCATCGCGCTCTTCGTGCCGCATGAGAAGCTGCACCCGGAGGATCGTCCCAGGGACAAGGAGGCCGAGTCGGTCATCGGCAAGATCGTCAAGAAGCTCAAGCGCTCCAAGGGCATGGTCAAGGTGGGCGGCATGAGCGACATGATGGTCAGCTTCGGCAAGTGCTGCAATCCCGTGCCGGGCGATCCCATCGTTGGCTATGTGACGCGCGGTCGCGGTGTGGTCATACACGTCAAGGACTGCGAGAAGGTGCTGGGCCAGGACGACGAGCGCTTCATCAACGTGGAATGGGATATGTCCAACGCTCAGTCCAGGGTCACGCGCGTAAAGGCCGTCTGTGCCGACAGACCGGGGATACTCGCGAAGATGACTGAGGCGATATCGCAGCAGGGCGGCAACATAGTCGGCGCCTCCATAAAGGTGAACGATGACAAGACGGCCACGAACCTCTTCGAGGTGGAGATAAAGGATATTGCCCAGCTGCGGGCCGTCATCAAGGGGCTGGAGCGCGTGAAGGGGATGATATCGGTGGAGCGAATCAGGGACTAGGGGTCTTCTGTACTATGCTTTTACGACGCTGCCGGAGCGTATGCAGCGCGTGCATACCGTGGCTCTGAATGTGCGGCCGTTGCGGTTGATCCTGATGGTCTGAAGGTTGGGCCTGGATATCTTGCGGGTCTTGATATTAGAGTGGGAGACGTTACGGCCGTAGAGGGTCTTCTTCCCACATATTTCACAGGTGGCTGGCATGTCTTACCTCCGGAAAGTCCTTAAAAAGTCTGGCTCACCTAACATGGATAGGGGTGGCACGCAAGACAAATCTAGAAAAAACAACGGACTAGGGGATTTTGGAGAGGATCTGGCGGTCCGTCACCTTGAGGACATGGGCTTTCGGATTATAGGTAGAAACGTACGCTACAGGGTTGGAGAGATCGATATCGTGGCCATGAGGGGAGACGAGCTACATTTTGTAGAGGTCAAGACGCGCATTTCCGACGCATGCGGGGACCCCATCGAATCCGTAACCCGTACAAAGATGCA
This sequence is a window from bacterium. Protein-coding genes within it:
- a CDS encoding YraN family protein, giving the protein MSYLRKVLKKSGSPNMDRGGTQDKSRKNNGLGDFGEDLAVRHLEDMGFRIIGRNVRYRVGEIDIVAMRGDELHFVEVKTRISDACGDPIESVTRTKMQRIRRAAEMYILKARNNIKYKDIPPCYFDVIGIDLTQGVPQIECLIDAFE
- the rpmB gene encoding 50S ribosomal protein L28; its protein translation is MPATCEICGKKTLYGRNVSHSNIKTRKISRPNLQTIRINRNGRTFRATVCTRCIRSGSVVKA
- a CDS encoding bifunctional (p)ppGpp synthetase/guanosine-3',5'-bis(diphosphate) 3'-pyrophosphohydrolase, whose protein sequence is MIRLHDILDMVSAYIPDADLDLIRKAYIFSAKAHQGQTRRSGEPYLIHPMEVAGILAGMRLDVPSIATALLHDTVEDTVATLEEIETLFGEEIKNLVDGVTKLSKIQFTTSEERQAENFRKMIMAMAKDIRVIIVKLADRVHNMRTLEHLSETRREAIARETLDIYAPIANRLGIQQIKTELEDLALKHLKPDVYQMIDEQVRNRAQARDKFITDVRKIIVGKMREHNIECEIHGRLKHYYSIWRKMENQHIPFDQVHDIVAFRIIVDSLQQCYEALGVIHSLWRPVPGRFKDYIAMPKGNGYQSLHTTAIGPHGDRVEFQIRTNEMHESAEHGIAAHWKYKEGRLITDKDEMKFKWIRKLLEWQTELSDPSEFLDTVRLDLFADDVYVFTPKGRLLEFPRGSTPVDFAYAIHSDVGHSCIGAKVNGKIVPLRYELRSGDTVEVLTGKQKQPHKDWLSFVISSRAKAKIRQFIRIEDKGRSSQLGRELLEKECRRYGLNVNQVLKSDELEEFANKASYCKEEGLLSAVGYGKISPMQIIALFVPHEKLHPEDRPRDKEAESVIGKIVKKLKRSKGMVKVGGMSDMMVSFGKCCNPVPGDPIVGYVTRGRGVVIHVKDCEKVLGQDDERFINVEWDMSNAQSRVTRVKAVCADRPGILAKMTEAISQQGGNIVGASIKVNDDKTATNLFEVEIKDIAQLRAVIKGLERVKGMISVERIRD